One Polaribacter sp. KT25b DNA segment encodes these proteins:
- a CDS encoding chondroitinase-B domain-containing protein gives MKKSFLIISLILLFVSCNEKVTSSILVSNESELNDAIKNAKPGDDIVLKNGTYKDLEIKFYGEGTEENPITLSAETAGEVFIEGVSNLEIGGKYLSVKGLFFRNGYTPTKNVIAFRTTEEKVANYCSVTNCVILDFNQLQRDKDDLWVQLFGTHNKLANCYIAGKTNGGPTVRVDLKGNQSIRNYHQIVNNHFGPRPRKGGARGETIQLGSSFTSMSPSNTTIANNLFEECNGEVEIISSKTNFNLIKNNVFYKSEGSVVTRHGNYATIDGNYFIGDGVNKQFGGIRIVNTGHWIINNYFYNIIGENFRSPLAVMNGIPKSPLNRYNQVTDVVVAYNTYVNCKSPWQFGVGTNIAQAAVLPKSEIRSARALRSVVANNIIYNKEGDKNPIIEHDKADGVKFKNNIINNQSVAFSNPERIKEAKFELTKVSDNIYIPNLTSDFDIYNGFGFDTITEDLFGNSRANSNSIGATIKGELNDPKILDKTKYGTDWYSNVVEAREPKIYTVKKASELQDKINAATNGDIIDLGFGVFTVDESLVINKTITIQSSGDGKAQIVFSGKENTPLFELNPKGKLTIKQVILEGNKSNYAFASLKENMSNHFGLAVEGCEISNFDYVLKAYKQTFSEEVTFEGTSISNCENGIELSEETNDRGDYNTEYLTIENCNFKNVKQNVIDYYRGGYDESTIGGNLLVSNSIFTNCGSDEKNKMLLNHRGIVNVNITKNVFKNNKVDYVSILWGAKNNVESENTLINSGKIKTEENLVMKLMY, from the coding sequence ATGAAGAAATCGTTTCTAATTATCAGTTTAATTTTATTGTTCGTTTCTTGTAATGAGAAAGTTACAAGTAGTATTTTAGTAAGTAATGAATCTGAACTTAATGACGCAATTAAAAATGCAAAACCAGGTGATGATATTGTTTTAAAAAACGGAACATACAAAGACTTAGAAATTAAGTTTTATGGCGAAGGTACCGAAGAAAATCCAATAACTTTAAGTGCAGAAACAGCTGGAGAAGTTTTTATTGAAGGAGTATCAAACTTAGAAATTGGTGGAAAATATTTATCAGTAAAAGGGCTATTTTTTAGAAATGGATATACGCCAACAAAAAATGTAATTGCATTTAGAACTACAGAAGAAAAAGTTGCAAACTATTGTAGTGTAACGAATTGTGTAATTCTAGATTTTAATCAGCTTCAAAGAGACAAAGATGATCTTTGGGTACAATTATTTGGTACACATAATAAATTAGCCAATTGTTATATTGCTGGTAAAACAAATGGCGGACCAACAGTTAGAGTAGACTTAAAAGGAAACCAAAGTATAAGAAATTATCATCAAATTGTAAATAATCATTTTGGTCCAAGACCCAGAAAAGGTGGTGCAAGAGGAGAAACTATTCAATTGGGTAGTAGTTTTACTTCTATGTCGCCAAGTAATACAACGATTGCTAATAATTTATTTGAAGAATGTAACGGTGAGGTTGAAATTATTTCTAGTAAAACAAATTTTAATTTAATTAAAAATAATGTTTTTTATAAAAGTGAAGGTTCTGTTGTAACTCGTCATGGAAATTATGCTACAATCGATGGAAATTATTTTATTGGTGATGGTGTAAATAAACAATTTGGAGGAATTAGAATTGTAAACACTGGTCATTGGATTATTAATAATTATTTTTATAATATTATTGGAGAAAATTTTAGAAGCCCGTTAGCAGTTATGAACGGAATTCCGAAATCTCCATTAAATAGATATAATCAAGTTACAGATGTAGTAGTTGCTTATAATACGTATGTTAATTGTAAATCTCCTTGGCAATTTGGTGTTGGTACAAATATTGCTCAAGCAGCGGTTTTACCAAAATCAGAAATACGTTCTGCAAGAGCTTTAAGATCTGTTGTTGCCAATAATATAATTTATAATAAAGAAGGTGATAAAAACCCTATTATTGAACATGATAAAGCAGATGGAGTAAAGTTTAAAAATAATATTATAAATAATCAAAGTGTAGCATTTAGTAATCCAGAGAGAATTAAAGAAGCAAAATTTGAATTGACAAAAGTGAGTGATAATATTTATATTCCTAATTTAACAAGCGATTTTGATATTTATAACGGCTTTGGTTTTGATACAATAACAGAAGATCTTTTTGGTAATTCTAGAGCAAACTCAAATTCTATTGGTGCAACGATTAAAGGAGAGTTAAATGATCCTAAAATTTTAGATAAAACAAAATATGGTACAGATTGGTATTCAAATGTTGTGGAAGCAAGAGAACCTAAAATTTATACTGTAAAAAAAGCTTCAGAATTACAAGATAAAATTAATGCTGCAACAAATGGAGATATTATAGATTTAGGATTTGGTGTTTTTACGGTTGATGAATCTCTAGTAATAAATAAAACAATTACCATTCAAAGCTCAGGAGATGGAAAAGCACAAATTGTTTTTTCAGGGAAGGAAAATACACCTTTGTTTGAGTTAAATCCGAAAGGAAAATTAACAATTAAACAAGTAATTCTTGAAGGAAACAAGTCTAATTATGCATTTGCAAGTTTAAAAGAAAATATGTCTAATCACTTCGGATTGGCAGTTGAAGGTTGTGAAATAAGTAATTTTGATTATGTACTAAAAGCATATAAGCAAACATTTTCTGAAGAAGTAACTTTTGAAGGTACTTCAATTTCTAATTGTGAAAACGGAATAGAATTATCAGAAGAAACAAATGATAGAGGAGATTATAACACAGAATATTTAACGATTGAAAACTGTAATTTTAAAAACGTAAAACAAAATGTAATTGATTATTATAGAGGTGGTTATGATGAATCTACAATTGGTGGTAATTTATTAGTCTCTAATAGTATTTTTACAAATTGCGGAAGCGATGAAAAAAATAAAATGTTATTAAATCATAGAGGTATTGTAAATGTAAACATTACTAAAAATGTATTTAAAAACAATAAAGTTGATTATGTTTCTATACTTTGGGGAGCAAAAAACAATGTTGAATCTGAAAATACTTTAATTAATTCTGGAAAAATAAAAACAGAAGAAAATTTAGTAATGAAGTTAATGTATTAA
- a CDS encoding cupin domain-containing protein, translating to MKRVSEKYVIAKDIKWEELGGGVSRKFLGYDNQIMMVSVKFEEGALGAPHQHFHTQATYCVSGKFEFEIDGVKQIVEAGDGVYIEPNLLHSAVCLEAGQLIDTFSPVREDFLTGNGPSYFGDKE from the coding sequence ATGAAACGAGTAAGTGAAAAGTACGTTATAGCAAAAGATATTAAATGGGAAGAGCTTGGAGGAGGAGTATCAAGAAAGTTCTTAGGTTACGATAATCAAATTATGATGGTAAGCGTGAAATTTGAAGAAGGAGCATTAGGTGCACCACATCAACATTTTCACACACAAGCTACATATTGTGTTTCTGGAAAATTTGAATTTGAAATTGATGGAGTTAAGCAAATTGTAGAAGCAGGAGATGGCGTTTATATAGAACCTAATTTATTGCATAGTGCAGTTTGTTTAGAAGCTGGACAGCTAATTGATACATTTAGCCCGGTAAGAGAAGATTTCTTAACTGGTAATGGACCATCTTATTTTGGAGATAAGGAATAG
- a CDS encoding T9SS type A sorting domain-containing protein gives MKKTLLIIALFSAFLGYSQTFDNIPTGSGYYINKLIPSPSGSDLTNEYIEIRGAANAVVPSDLYLISIEGDGNSSSRGKVSEAIQLGDGTLTFGANGMLVVITNYTDTDDNSLTESPYKSVISSDATVIEIALTGTDVTSSSSSAVVTKTPDIGYDGNLIDATATYMLISAPSNPKGVRIDGSSNSDDANGVINDTGDHTSWVLYDSVGYGDDDDVDASENGEFLYGQIVYVQDNASFSSKHFITTSATIVDFATTSDANYILRQGTKTGFTADDWIVSANGSDSSVPNWVFSTSSSKVYPDEFLGWEGIKDVYGLLNPTAASLSVNDVFSSKISVYPNPATSFVKISTSEKITGVEMYNLIGKKVLNVSSLSNEGVDVSNLSKGVYVLKVTSNNLVGTRKVIIE, from the coding sequence ATGAAAAAAACATTACTTATTATTGCATTATTTTCTGCATTTTTGGGATATTCTCAAACATTCGATAATATTCCTACAGGTTCAGGTTATTATATTAATAAACTTATTCCTAGTCCATCAGGTTCAGATTTAACGAACGAGTACATAGAAATTAGAGGTGCAGCTAATGCAGTTGTCCCTTCAGATTTATATCTTATTTCTATTGAAGGAGATGGAAATAGTTCAAGTAGAGGAAAAGTTAGTGAGGCTATTCAATTAGGAGATGGTACATTAACTTTTGGGGCTAATGGTATGTTAGTTGTAATAACTAATTATACAGATACAGATGATAATTCTCTTACAGAAAGCCCTTATAAAAGTGTTATTTCTTCAGACGCAACTGTTATAGAAATAGCTTTGACTGGTACTGATGTAACTAGTAGTAGTTCTTCTGCTGTTGTAACAAAGACGCCAGATATTGGTTATGATGGAAATTTAATTGATGCAACTGCAACTTATATGTTGATTTCTGCGCCTTCAAATCCTAAAGGGGTAAGAATTGATGGTAGTTCTAATTCTGATGATGCAAATGGAGTTATAAATGATACTGGAGATCATACTTCTTGGGTGCTTTATGATTCTGTAGGTTATGGAGATGATGATGATGTTGATGCTTCAGAAAATGGAGAGTTTTTATATGGTCAAATTGTATATGTACAAGATAATGCTTCATTTTCTTCAAAACATTTTATTACAACGAGCGCAACAATTGTAGACTTTGCTACAACTTCAGATGCAAACTATATTTTAAGACAAGGTACTAAAACAGGTTTTACAGCAGATGATTGGATTGTTTCTGCAAATGGAAGTGATTCTAGTGTGCCAAATTGGGTGTTTAGCACTTCTAGTTCAAAAGTGTATCCAGATGAGTTTTTAGGTTGGGAAGGTATTAAAGATGTGTATGGGTTATTAAATCCTACAGCAGCAAGCCTTTCTGTTAACGATGTTTTTTCTTCAAAAATTAGTGTTTACCCTAATCCTGCTACTAGTTTTGTGAAAATTTCAACAAGTGAAAAAATTACAGGTGTAGAAATGTATAATTTAATAGGTAAAAAAGTGTTAAATGTTTCTTCTTTAAGTAACGAAGGGGTAGATGTTTCTAATTTATCTAAAGGAGTTTATGTTTTAAAAGTTACGAGTAATAACCTTGTGGGTACAAGAAAAGTTATTATTGAGTAA
- a CDS encoding alginate lyase family protein, giving the protein MILIFVSCSDKQDKETEIVSETKHPNLILTNKSVAEIKLQLGTIPVFDETLKLAKEAVDLEIEKGIDVPIPKDMAGGYTHTQHKLNYATMQKAGVLFQLLGDEKYAIYIRDMLLTYAKMFPTLPLHPQTRSYSRGKLFWQCLNDSNWLVFTSQAYDCIYSWLPKEQSDYLNKTLFRPYADFLSIETPQFFNRVHNHSTWGNVAVGMIGLVMDDEELVNRALYGLKKENLDLKAKDNDGGFIFDKDGKAGFLANLDSPFSPDGFYTEGPYYQRYAMYPFLIFAEALQNKKPELKIFEYKNGVLIKAVDALLNLTDDNGEFFPLNDGQKGMSHYTSSLVSAVDIAFYYGSQNPELLSIAQKQNEVQLDASGLMVAIGLKENKEKPFIKKSMELTDGSKGDEGGIGILRYQKEDEKLALVLKYTGQGLSHGHYDKLSFSFYENGDEVLQDYGLARFVNVEQKNGGGYLKENKTFAKQSIAHNTIVQNETSHFNYDFGTGSAHHSEKYIFDASNPNFQIVSAKEANAYPGTEIHRTMIMVVDESLEKPFVIDINKIQSNKNNNYDLPYYYFGQIISTNFDYNTPKTLSILGKKNGYNHIWNEGSGIANQESIQFTWLDNRRFYTITSATDKKDEIIFARIGANDPEFNLRKDPSIIIRKKGVKNTVYASIIESHGTYDPVKEVANNAYSNFSKIEILKDDANYTAIKIQFKEGKEKILILSNIDNSIDKKHSVSINSKDYTFTGSYYYN; this is encoded by the coding sequence ATGATTTTAATTTTTGTTTCTTGTTCTGATAAACAAGATAAAGAGACTGAAATAGTATCAGAAACAAAGCATCCAAATTTAATTTTAACAAATAAAAGTGTTGCAGAAATTAAATTACAATTAGGTACAATTCCTGTTTTTGATGAAACTTTAAAATTAGCAAAAGAAGCAGTTGATTTAGAAATTGAAAAAGGAATTGATGTTCCAATTCCTAAAGATATGGCGGGTGGTTATACACATACTCAACATAAATTAAATTATGCAACAATGCAAAAAGCTGGAGTATTATTCCAGTTATTAGGCGACGAAAAATATGCAATCTATATAAGAGATATGTTGTTAACATATGCTAAAATGTTTCCAACATTACCTTTACATCCACAAACTAGAAGTTATTCTAGAGGTAAATTATTTTGGCAATGTTTAAACGATTCCAATTGGTTAGTTTTTACAAGTCAGGCATACGACTGCATTTATAGTTGGTTACCAAAAGAACAATCAGATTATTTAAATAAAACGTTATTTAGACCTTACGCAGATTTTTTATCCATAGAAACGCCACAATTTTTTAACAGAGTACATAATCACTCAACTTGGGGAAATGTAGCTGTTGGAATGATTGGTTTAGTAATGGATGATGAAGAACTTGTAAATAGGGCTTTGTATGGTTTAAAAAAAGAAAATTTAGATCTTAAAGCTAAAGATAATGATGGTGGTTTTATTTTTGATAAAGATGGTAAAGCTGGTTTTTTAGCTAATTTAGATTCTCCTTTTTCTCCTGATGGGTTTTATACAGAAGGGCCTTATTATCAGCGTTATGCAATGTATCCTTTTTTGATTTTTGCAGAAGCACTTCAGAATAAAAAACCAGAGTTAAAGATTTTTGAATATAAAAACGGAGTTTTAATAAAAGCAGTTGATGCATTATTGAACTTAACAGACGATAATGGCGAATTTTTTCCTTTAAATGATGGGCAAAAAGGGATGTCTCATTATACATCTTCTTTAGTTTCTGCAGTTGATATTGCTTTTTATTATGGATCTCAAAATCCAGAATTACTTTCTATTGCTCAGAAGCAAAATGAAGTTCAGTTAGATGCAAGTGGTTTAATGGTTGCAATTGGTTTAAAAGAAAATAAAGAAAAACCATTCATTAAAAAATCGATGGAATTAACAGATGGTTCTAAAGGTGATGAAGGTGGAATTGGTATTCTTAGATATCAAAAAGAAGATGAAAAGTTAGCTTTAGTATTAAAATATACTGGTCAGGGTTTAAGTCATGGTCATTATGATAAATTATCTTTTTCTTTCTATGAAAATGGCGATGAAGTTTTACAAGATTATGGTTTAGCACGTTTTGTAAATGTTGAGCAAAAAAATGGTGGTGGTTATTTAAAAGAAAACAAAACTTTTGCAAAACAAAGTATTGCACATAATACAATTGTACAAAACGAAACTTCACATTTTAATTATGATTTTGGAACAGGAAGTGCACATCATTCAGAAAAATATATTTTTGATGCTTCAAACCCTAATTTTCAAATTGTAAGTGCAAAAGAAGCAAACGCATATCCAGGAACAGAAATTCACAGAACAATGATAATGGTTGTAGATGAGAGTTTAGAAAAACCATTTGTTATTGATATCAATAAAATACAATCAAACAAAAACAATAATTACGATTTACCCTACTATTATTTCGGTCAAATTATTTCTACAAATTTTGATTATAATACACCAAAAACACTATCAATTTTAGGTAAAAAGAATGGTTATAATCATATTTGGAATGAAGGAAGTGGGATTGCAAATCAAGAAAGTATTCAGTTTACTTGGTTAGATAATAGAAGATTTTATACAATTACATCTGCTACTGATAAAAAAGATGAAATTATTTTTGCAAGAATTGGTGCAAATGATCCTGAGTTTAATTTACGAAAAGATCCATCAATAATTATCAGAAAAAAAGGTGTAAAAAATACAGTGTATGCGTCTATTATAGAATCTCATGGAACTTATGATCCTGTAAAAGAGGTTGCAAATAATGCATATAGCAATTTTTCTAAAATTGAAATTTTAAAAGATGATGCTAATTATACTGCAATTAAAATTCAATTTAAAGAAGGTAAAGAAAAAATATTAATACTATCAAATATCGATAATAGTATCGATAAAAAACATTCAGTAAGTATAAATAGTAAGGATTATACATTTACAGGTTCTTATTATTATAATTAA
- a CDS encoding glycosyltransferase: MNSGVIIVFSNNEKEISNFNTEYLSNINASKICFVNNASSDNTLNLLKDIQFKSEKNISILDIKLNKGLKAAIKYGARLLLSESEFDFIVYLKPNMLDSLPSLTTFLKNFQENKQDYTSLPTRSSRNVLFDVFSIQEIMKKKSVA, encoded by the coding sequence ATGAATTCGGGAGTAATTATTGTTTTTTCAAATAACGAGAAAGAAATAAGTAATTTTAATACTGAATATTTATCGAATATTAATGCAAGTAAAATCTGTTTTGTAAACAATGCAAGTTCAGATAATACTTTAAACTTGTTAAAAGATATTCAATTTAAATCAGAAAAAAACATTTCTATTTTAGATATCAAACTTAATAAAGGTTTAAAAGCAGCCATAAAGTATGGTGCTAGATTATTATTAAGTGAATCTGAATTTGATTTTATAGTGTATTTAAAACCAAATATGTTAGATTCTTTACCATCACTTACAACATTTCTTAAAAATTTTCAAGAAAATAAACAAGACTATACTTCATTACCAACTAGGTCTAGTAGAAATGTTTTGTTTGATGTTTTTTCTATTCAAGAAATAATGAAAAAGAAATCTGTAGCTTAA
- a CDS encoding TonB-dependent receptor translates to MKLKFRLTLLFVMLVNICFYAQGTTTITGVVSSKSDNTPLPGVTIRVLNTTRGIQTDFDGIYSIKVSVGEVLEFSYLGYASKKVIVANQKTIDVVLEESASQLDEIVVIGYGTQKKSHLTGAISKVKNDDLDQIAASRVDDALVGQVSGVNIQATDGEAGAAPTITIRGVGSMAGDSTPLIVVDGVIVDSDFLGSLNMNDVDSFEILKDAASASIYGSKGSNGIIMITMKSGLEGKTRINYSTYTGIKTARKSDAYGYTTQGWANQQMATNGEVSIYTQAQLQTGTDRSWQDVFFDGGTITSHSLSFRGGSESTKFAASLNYSDDGGVLLGDNYTKHGVRLKVDNKINKNFSIGASFSPTMTNRKRFSESIYNVARHQPWLPIYHTEETLQHVDFSNAAFADLQVGDYARQSHFTIFDLDGDGLINDELNNIGNSNNSNPYARVTERNRGDKKFKLFGSVYGKYKIMDGLNFKTTISGSIQDTKRTDYLGTLAKEQVSDAYMVETSQKEQYYIFDNFLSYNKEIGKHSLGVTLGNSIETRDYFFSTIKGIGYTNDVVQQITNATEIILDDTDGFEWQKRGVSFVSRFNYAYNDKYLVSLSMRRDGSSIFGSDYKYGNFPAASFGWNIDKEDFLKDANFISKLKIRASYGVTGNDRLNTGSVNPDAQGSSSVLSTGDILTDYYPHLSLLQSTTYAYAGSVTAGFSPLNIANPDLKWERLIEINPGIDFGFFNNRISGSVDWYQRNSDQLLLNNPISATTGFTSALVNLGKVRNQGFEFELRTKNIRKENFSWRSTFIATTNKNTLVDFADSDGQIVADGTPSVQAEWINSEGLPISSYYGYVVEEEVPVEYRDRPYRHVGAEFGLVKVKDLNGDGVLDGEDRTVLGNPYPELIWSLTNDFTIGNVDVSFMFQGSHGAEVRNLGDHYLFSHNNNQTLSDLAIADGYDGTFLVNKYFTNSVVQNASYIALRNVNIGYNLPEDVVEKLGVSKLRIYATGSNLLYITADDYTGWNPEAIDKSGPTTYGFQKGGSPVYSTISLGLNLDL, encoded by the coding sequence ATGAAATTAAAATTTAGGTTAACATTATTGTTTGTAATGTTAGTAAACATTTGCTTTTATGCGCAAGGAACAACGACCATAACTGGTGTTGTGTCTTCAAAAAGTGATAATACTCCTTTACCAGGAGTTACAATTAGAGTTTTGAATACTACAAGAGGGATTCAAACAGATTTTGATGGTATTTATAGCATAAAAGTATCTGTAGGAGAAGTTTTAGAATTTTCTTATTTAGGTTATGCTTCTAAAAAAGTTATAGTAGCAAATCAAAAAACTATTGATGTAGTATTAGAAGAAAGTGCTAGTCAACTAGATGAAATAGTTGTTATTGGTTATGGTACTCAAAAGAAGAGTCATTTAACTGGTGCTATTTCAAAAGTAAAAAATGATGATCTTGATCAAATTGCAGCCTCTAGGGTAGATGATGCTTTGGTTGGGCAAGTATCTGGTGTTAATATACAAGCTACAGATGGTGAAGCTGGTGCTGCACCAACTATCACAATTAGAGGTGTTGGTTCTATGGCAGGAGATTCTACTCCATTAATTGTTGTTGATGGTGTAATTGTAGATTCAGATTTTTTAGGATCTTTAAACATGAATGATGTAGATTCATTCGAAATATTAAAAGATGCTGCTTCTGCATCTATTTATGGATCAAAAGGATCTAATGGTATTATTATGATTACTATGAAATCTGGTTTAGAAGGTAAGACAAGAATTAACTACAGTACTTATACAGGTATAAAAACAGCTAGAAAAAGTGATGCTTATGGTTATACAACTCAAGGTTGGGCAAATCAACAAATGGCAACAAATGGCGAAGTTTCTATTTATACACAAGCACAATTGCAAACAGGTACAGATCGTTCTTGGCAAGATGTTTTCTTTGATGGAGGAACTATAACAAGTCACTCTTTATCTTTTAGAGGAGGTAGCGAAAGCACTAAATTTGCAGCTAGTTTAAATTATTCTGATGATGGAGGTGTATTATTAGGAGATAACTATACTAAACATGGTGTAAGGTTAAAAGTTGATAATAAAATAAACAAAAACTTTTCTATTGGAGCTAGTTTTAGTCCAACTATGACAAATCGTAAGAGATTTTCAGAATCTATTTACAATGTAGCAAGACACCAACCTTGGTTGCCAATTTATCATACAGAAGAAACTTTACAACATGTAGATTTTTCTAATGCAGCATTTGCAGATCTTCAAGTAGGTGATTATGCTAGACAAAGTCATTTTACAATATTTGATCTTGATGGCGATGGTTTAATAAATGATGAACTTAATAATATTGGAAATAGTAATAACTCTAACCCTTATGCTAGAGTTACTGAAAGAAATAGAGGAGATAAAAAATTCAAATTATTTGGTAGTGTATATGGTAAATACAAGATTATGGATGGTTTAAATTTCAAAACTACCATTTCTGGTTCTATACAAGATACTAAAAGAACAGATTATTTAGGTACATTGGCTAAAGAACAAGTTTCTGATGCTTATATGGTAGAAACTAGTCAAAAAGAACAATATTATATTTTTGATAATTTCTTAAGTTATAATAAAGAAATAGGTAAACATTCTTTAGGTGTTACACTTGGTAATTCAATTGAAACAAGAGATTATTTTTTCTCTACAATTAAAGGTATTGGTTATACTAATGATGTTGTGCAACAAATTACAAATGCAACAGAAATAATTTTAGATGATACAGATGGTTTTGAATGGCAAAAAAGAGGAGTTTCTTTTGTTTCAAGATTTAACTATGCATACAATGATAAATATTTAGTATCTCTTAGTATGCGTAGAGATGGTAGTTCTATCTTCGGATCAGATTATAAATATGGAAACTTTCCGGCAGCTTCTTTTGGTTGGAATATTGATAAAGAAGACTTCTTAAAGGATGCTAATTTTATATCAAAATTAAAAATTAGAGCAAGTTATGGTGTTACTGGTAATGATCGTTTAAATACAGGTAGTGTTAATCCAGATGCACAAGGTAGTAGCTCTGTTTTAAGTACAGGTGATATCTTAACAGATTATTACCCTCACTTATCATTGTTACAATCAACAACTTATGCTTATGCAGGTAGCGTAACAGCTGGTTTTTCTCCTTTAAATATTGCAAATCCAGATTTAAAATGGGAAAGATTAATAGAAATTAATCCTGGTATTGATTTCGGATTCTTTAATAATAGAATTTCTGGTTCTGTAGATTGGTATCAAAGAAATAGTGATCAATTATTACTTAATAACCCAATATCTGCTACTACTGGTTTTACTAGTGCATTAGTTAATTTAGGTAAAGTTAGAAATCAAGGTTTTGAATTTGAATTAAGAACTAAGAATATTAGAAAAGAAAACTTCTCTTGGAGGTCTACTTTTATTGCAACAACAAACAAAAATACGTTAGTTGATTTTGCTGATTCTGATGGACAAATAGTAGCAGACGGAACACCTTCTGTTCAGGCGGAATGGATTAACTCTGAAGGTCTACCAATATCATCTTATTATGGTTATGTAGTAGAAGAAGAAGTACCGGTAGAATATAGAGATAGACCATATAGACATGTTGGTGCTGAGTTTGGTCTAGTAAAAGTAAAAGATTTAAATGGTGATGGAGTTTTAGACGGGGAAGATAGAACTGTTTTAGGAAATCCTTACCCAGAATTAATTTGGAGTTTAACAAATGATTTTACTATTGGTAATGTAGATGTTTCTTTTATGTTTCAAGGATCTCATGGTGCAGAGGTAAGAAATCTTGGAGATCATTATTTATTTAGCCATAATAATAACCAAACTTTAAGTGACCTTGCCATAGCAGATGGTTATGATGGTACTTTTTTAGTGAACAAATACTTTACTAATTCTGTAGTACAAAATGCATCTTATATAGCATTAAGAAATGTTAATATAGGTTATAATTTACCAGAAGATGTAGTTGAAAAATTAGGAGTGTCTAAATTAAGAATTTATGCTACAGGTTCAAATTTATTATATATCACAGCAGATGATTATACAGGATGGAACCCTGAGGCTATAGATAAGTCTGGTCCAACAACTTATGGATTCCAAAAAGGTGGATCTCCAGTATATAGTACAATATCACTAGGATTAAATTTAGATCTTTAA